AGAACGTCGGTCAAACCACGGAAGAAACGACAGCGCAGCTCACCGTCGACGGCACCGTCGTCGACACGAAAACGCTCGAGATCGAACCCGGGGAAAACGAATCAGCCGTCTTCGAGCGACAGATGCAGTGGCCCGGGACGTACGAGGTCGGCGTCGGAAAGGGCGCAAGCGAGACGGTTACCGTCGAAGGGCCGCCGATCGACGTCCTCGAGGCATCCGTCACTACCACCGACATCACGGCCGGCGACAGGGCAACGATCGAGGCCACAGTGTCGAATCCGACCGAGCAGCGAGTTCAGCGCACGCTCGAGCTCGCGGTCGACGGTATCGTCGTCGACACGAGGACGGTATCCATCGCGCCGAACGGGGAAACCACAGTTACGTTCGAGCGGCAGTTCGACGACGCGGAGACGTACGACATCGCGATCAGTGGCGTGGAGGCGGGGTCGGTCACCGTCGCGGAGCGAGAGACCATCACGATTCGGGACCGCGAGCTGTCGGCGGCGGCGACGGCTGCCCTCGCGCCGCCGATGGCGATGGGCTTTCTGTTCCTGGGCATCGCCGCGAACCGGCGGTGGGTGTTCGTTCCGATGCGGTAGCGAATCGCCGGACGGCGATCCTGTCGGGCCAAACGCCGACTCTCGGGGAGTTTAAGGTGTTTGCTTCCAAAGTGAATCAGTAATCGAATAGTCGTCACAGAATGACATTCTCCGAACAAACACGATGACGTCGGCTACACTCCTCAAACGAGGGCTAGGGCTGGCCGTCGCCGTCTGCATCGTCCTCCTCCTGATTGGGCAACTACTGGGACAGCCGATCCTGCTCGGCTACGTCGCGACAGGCAGTATGGAGCCGACGATGAACGCCGGCGACGGCTTCGTCGCGATCCCGAGCGTCGCGACCGGCGATGTCGAGGAAGGAGATATCGTCGTCTTCGAGGCCCGAGAGTTACACGACGGCGAACTGACGACCCATCGCGTGGTCGGCGAAACCGACGAGGGGTACGTCACCAGAGGGGACGCCAACCCATTTACCGATCAGGACGGCGGCGAACCGCACGTCACGGACGGCCAGATCGTCGCCAAAGCCTGGCAGGTAAACGGCGAGGCCGTGACGCTTCCGTATCTCGGCACGGCGATCATGGGCGTCCAGGGCGTCGTGGAGTCGGCCTACGGAACGGTCGCATCGGTGCTCGGACTGACGACGGCAGGCGATTCGGAAGGACTCGGGTCGATGCTGGTCGCCGTCGGCGTCGCCCTGCTCGGCTTCGGGATGCTCCTCGAGCGACTCGGCCCCGGGCGACGCGAGACGCACCGTTCGCGCTCCCGCGAGAACGTCATCGCGTTCTGGACGGCGCTGGGGCTCGTTTTGCTCGTCTTCGTCACGTTCGCGACTGCGGCGATGGTCGTTCCCGCCGGCACCGCCGAGTACGAAGTCGTGAGCACGGATTCGCCGTCCGACGATCCGCAGGTGCTCGCCCCCGGGGAGACGGCGGAACTCACGCGGACCGTCGACAACGCGGGCTATCTCCCGATCGTGGCCGTCCACGACGCCGCGAGTCGAAATATCGCGGCGGATCCCGGATCCCAGACGGTTGGGATACGCTCGAGCGGGGAGACGACGGTCTCGCTCACCGCACCCGAAGAGACCGGCGAGTACACGCGACATCTCGGCGAGTACCGATATCTCGCCGTGCTTCCGCCGTCCGTGATCGTCTGGCTTCACGGGCTGCACCCGCTCGCGGCGATTGCCGCGGTCAACGGCGTCATCGTCGGCGTTACCGTCGCGGTCGTGCTCGTGGTCTTCGGCTACAACGACCTGCGCGTTCGATCCGCGGGATCGCACGTCTCGCTGTCGACTCGGCTCCACCGAAAACTCCGGGAGTGGCTGTGAGAGGGCGTAACACGGGCGTGTGGCCAGTAAATTAAAATAGACGCCATCGTCAGCCAGTATCGTTATAATGGTTGCCTCGCATGAATGTACGCATACGCGTCTTCCGATCAGTCCGGGAACGGATCGAATCGGCCGGTGCGGGGAACGGACGCCAGCGGAACTGGCTCCGGGGGAATCTACACTGTGATCGATAATCCGCGTCTCGACCTGCTGTTCGCCGAATACGGTCGTCTGATCGTGATCGCGCTGGTCATTGTCGGCGCGCTCGCGCTCGTCGCTACCGGCTGGGCCGTCGCGAACCCGTCGACGACGACCGAGACGCAGTACGGCGAAGAACGCGTCTCGAGCGACTTGCAGACGAGCGCCGTCGTTGTCCAGGACGGACCCCTCTGGAACGAGGGCGATCGACTCGAGAACAGCGAGGTCTACATGCTGAACGCCTCGCCGGAACTGACGCTTGAGGCCGAGACCGAACTGCGAAACGAGAGCGACGGGACGCCGATCAACGGCGGCGAAGTGAGCCACGAACTCGAGGTGCGGTACGAAGCGACTCGAAACGACCAGTCGTTCTGGAACGAGAGCCACACCGTGATCGACGGTTCGCCGGCGCTCGAGGACGGCGTCGCAACGTCCGAAACGACGGTCGACGTCGAGTCGTACCGCGACCGGCAGCAGGAACTCGAGAGCGAACTGACCGGTGTCGGCGACGTCGACATGGCGTTCGTTCTCCACGTCGAGTACGACACTGGGACCAATCAGGGTACCCAGCGCGAGTCGACCACGTTTCGCGTGACCGACACCGCCTACTGGCTCGAGGAGTCGGTGTCCGCGTCCGACACGCACACGCACCGGACGGGAACGCTAGAGACGACCGAGTCACAGAATCTCGCGGCTATCGCGGGGCTCTCGCTGCTCGGTACGCTTTCGCTCGCGGCCGGTGCGTTCGTCGCCAGGCGATCGCCAATCGACGAGGACGCTGCCCGGCGTGCGGTCCACGAACGGCGTTACGCCGAGTGGATTTCGCGCGGCTCGATTCCGATGTGGATCGGCGACTATCACGTTTCGCTCGACACCTTGGAGGACGTCGTCGACGTCGCGATCGACACGAACGAGCGCGTCGTTCACGACACGCAACGCGGCCTGTTCGCCGTCGTCAACGACGGCGTCGTCTACTACTACAGCGAACGCGGACTCTGGGAGGAGACCGCCTGGCCGGAGATGAATTTAGAGGAACAGCCGGCGGTCGTCGACGGCGAGCCGGCACTTTCCCCCGACGAGATGGAACTCCAGGGCAACGAGGAGTTCGCTGATCCCGACGACGGGTTCGACGACGACGAGGACGTCTGGCAGAAGCTGTGACTTCCTCCCCACTCTACTCGCTCACGGCTGACGCCGTTTGCTCCTTGAGGGTGGGGCTTCCTGTTTCGATGACGCGCTTTGCAGGAACCGAATCGGTTCCCGTAGGGAGCGCAGTCTCCGCAGGCGTTGATTCGGGACAGTCCATCCCTACTTGATTCAGACCGCGTACCAAGATGTTGTAGGCCGCGTTCCAGTCCCTGTCTGCCGTGAAGCCGCACGACGGACACGAGTGTTCGCGGACCCATAGCGGTTTGTTCGACTCGGCACCGCAGGCTGCACACTCTTTGGTCGTTCCGGTCGGATCGACAGCAACGAAGTGCGTACCTTCGCGTTCGCACTTGTATCCGAGCATTCGCAGGAACGTTCCCCACGCCGCTCCGGCGCGGTTGCGGCTGTTCGACGGGAGTTCCATCAATCCCTTGGCGTCGAGGTCTTCGACCGCCACAAGGTCGTACTCTCGAGCGTAGTGGTTCGAAAGCTTGTGCAAGAAGTCCCGACGCTTTCGCATCAGGTCGGCGTAACGTTTGGCGACTACTCGCTGTTGCTTGCGGTAGTTCGCCGATCCGTGCTCTTTCCGAGAGAGTTTCCGTTGCTCTCGTTCCAGCCGTTCGCGTTCGTCGGAAAGGTCCGGTGACTCGACGGCTGTTCCGTCGCTGTCGTGGGCGTACTTCAGGAGACCCACGTCGATTCCGACACAGTTCTTGAGTGTCTTGGGCTTCGGCGGCGCGTCGTCTTTGGTTTCGATCCCGAGAACAGCGAACCACTCGCCGGTCGGTTCCTGCTTGACGACGACCTCTTTGATCGTGGCGTCGTCGGGAACGTTGCGGTGGTAGACCATCGGAATATCGCCAATTTTGGAAAGAGAAAGTACAGTGCGGCCACTCGTGTTGTTGAGTTCGAAGCCGGTTTGACTGTACTTGACCGAACGATATTCCTGTGGGCCTTTCCACTTGAGTTCGCCGACGCGGTGGCCGTTGTCCTTCCGACCTTTCAGCGTCGAGAGGTTGTCGTACAGTCGTTGTACGACCTTCTGCAACACCTTCGAGTGGACTTGTTTCAGGTCGGTCCACTCGCGTTTGAGGTCAGGAAGGACCGACTGTTCGGAGTACGCCGATGTGTCGTCCTCTCGGTTGAGCCGGTGCAGGAAGTGGTTGTAGAGCTGTCGGCAGGTATCGACAGTCCACGCTAACCGGTCGAGGAGTTCGTCGGTTGGGTTGAGCCGATACCTGTAGTTGTAGCGCATGATCTACCCGCCAGAATCGGCGTCGGGTTCGGGTTCGGAAACGCGGACGACCTTCACGTCCGCTCCAGTCCACCGTTTCGGGACGAGAACGTGTGCGCCGTTTCCGACCGGGCGAACGTCTCGATCGAGGACTTCGTAGCCCTCGATTTCGTGCCGATCCATTAACTATGTATATACTCTGTTATAACATAACGCTATCGATAGCGTGGGCTTGCGGGCCTGCAACAGTCCAGTGCAAGAAACACGAGCAGCGCTGTATCCCCTCCCTGATCGCGCCTCCCCTTCGGTTGGCGCTCCCTGGGGAAGGAGCAGTAGCGCCTCGATTTAGGTAAGCGGTCGGCGCCGAATCAGGTTGCACACGTTTGGGACGTGGAGACGATTGCAACACGGCCACTGACGATTCACGGTCCCCGAGTTACGCGGAGTGAGACCACGACCACCGAGTGATTGACAATATGACGTACGGTCACTCGCGACTCCCGCAAGCTACGCCAGAACCTGACTATCCGGTCAAATCGATATCTCGGGAGGTACGGCCCGTCTAAATATACTTTACAGCCAATATTATATCGTAATCTTTCACGATAGTCACGACTCGTAAGGCTCAACTTTTATGCTGCTGGGTGCTTTCGATTCGTAGTATGGCAGAGACCGACGGGGAGGACATCGAAGATTTGCCACCGAGTGCCAAACTCGTTTTCAAGGTACTCGAGTACGATGGGCCGTTGACCCAGAAACAGATCGTCGAGGAGTCGATGCTGTCGGCTCGGACGGTCCGATACGCCCTCGAGCGACTCGAGGAGATCGGGACCGTCGACGAGGATATCTACTTTGCTGACGCACGTCAGAGTCTCTACCGGATCGAAGAGCCTGTCGCGGCCGACGGCAACGGGGTCGAAGAGTCACCGAAAAAGGACGCCTGCTGTGCCGAATAGCGGGCGACAAACGGGAGGATTCTTTTAACGGCGTAACCGTCCCCCTGCATGGACAAAGAGAGGCTCCCGCGGTGGGGATGGCTGCTGATCGGTCTGTTCGCAATGGCGATCATCGCCAACACGCTCAACATTGCCGTTCTCGGACCGGCGGGACTACCCGATGAGTATCAGGTTATCACCGTCATCACCTCGATGGCTCCGGTGTTGATCTACATCGGGGTCTGGTACGACGAGGAGCGACAGGAGTACTGGGAACAGACGCGAGAACACATCGCTGCCGATCTGGTGTTCGTCGTCACGGGGGCCGCGATCGGGTCGGCGATCGTCCTCGTCCCGATCGTCGAATTCGGCCTCCCGCGTATCGTCCAGGACATCATCGCGATGGCGGCCGGATTCATGCTCTCGTGGGGGTTGTTTTGGTGGCGCAACACGGAGGTCTACAGCGGTCTCTGATTCGCTGCCAGTCGTGCGTAACACCCCGATACTGACGGCCGCGCGTGACAGCTCGGTACTGGCGGTCGTCCGTGACAGCTCGGTACTGGCGAACAGGGCCGTAATCGCCTCGAGCGACGTATCCGGAAGTGGGAACTGACTGTCAGTCAGGAACCATCGGTTCGGCCGGCGATCCCCGGCGTCGGCGGCGTGGTCCGTTTGTGCTTCGTTTCGGCACACAGCCACGCGAGCGAGCGGGCCGTCTCGCGGTCGATACCGAGTGCATCCGCCGCGTCGTCGATCGGTTCGTTCAGTTCGACGAGTCGCTGGAGGAGCGGGTCGATGACGTCGTAGGGCGCACCGAGTTCGTCGGCGTCGGTCTGGTCCGCCCAGAACCCCGCCGTTGGCTCCTTGCTGACGATTCGTTTCGGGACCCCGATCCGTTTGGCGAGCGCGCGCACCTCCGTCTTGTAGAGGTCGCCGATCGGATACGTGTCGGCCGCACCATCGCCGTACTTGGTGAAGTAGCCGAGCAACCATTCGGAGCGGTTCGCCGTCCCGAGGACGAGCCGACGCTGGCGGTTCGCCGCGTAGTACGCACAAATCATCCGCAGGCGCGCGATGACGTTGCCGGTCGCGTGGGTGCGCTCGTGTGGGCGGTCCTCGTCGTGCTCGATAGTATCGGACTCGAGCGACTCCACGACCGTCCCCTCGAACGCCTCGAGGATGGGACGGAGTTGGATCTCTTCGAACTCGATCCCCAGCCCTTCAGCGATGGTCCGAGCCTCGCTGACGCCCGTCTGTTCGGCTTTGTGGCAGGGGAGGCCGAGTCCGAGGACGCGGTCGCTGCCGAGCGCTTCGACGGCCAGCGCCGCCGTGACGGTCGAGTCGATCCCGCCGCTCATCGCGACGACGGCACCCTCGGCGCTCGCGTCCTCGACGGTCGACCGAATGTCGCTGACGATCCGCGAGCGCACGGTCTCGAGCCCCGGTCGACCCGTAATGAACGATCTGTCCGGTTGTCCGATGCCCGAGTAGACGACTGTCTTCCTATCTGCTCCCATAGAGGTCAAACACCATGTTGTGTGATGCTCTACTCAACATTCGTCTCGTATAAATGCTTGATCCTTAAACAGCTAGTAGTGGTGGGTTAGATTGGACGACACTCGACCAGCTCATGGGTCGTTTCATGCTAGTATGGACCTTTTTGCGCTCGGGTCGCCACCACGACCACTCGCGCAAAAATCTCCTCCAAAAAGCCGTTCACTCACTCCGTTCGTTCACGGTTCGCTCCTTACGACGGCACGACCGTCACCGGCTCCTTCCGATCGACCGCCTGCTCTAATTCGTCCGCAATCGCACTTCCGCGCGACACCTGAATCTCGCCGCCACGACTGACCGTCGCGGTAAAGAGGTAGTCGCCACCGGCCTGCACTTCGACCGTCTCGCCGTGGTTGCCGTCGACGGGGATGACAATGTGCCTCGAGGTGATTTCGGGCGTGACCATCTGGCCGGCGGCCTGTCCGCCGCCGCTTCCGCCGTCGGCGCTGGCGCTGCCGCCACCGCCGCCGGCACCGTAGTTGGGATTTTCGTCGTGGGTTCGGACGTCGATATCGATGCCGAGGCGGTTCTCGACATCGGTGATTCGACCGCCGCCCTTGCCGATGACCGTCGAGATGTCGTCGTCTTCGACGTAGACGACGGCCTTGTCCTGGCTCCTGAGTTCGACATCGACGTAGCCGCGAGCGATCGAGCGGATCTCCCGTTCGATCTCCTGTTTGGCGATCCGGTCGACGCCGGACTCGTTTGCGGGACCGCCATCCTCGTCTTTGAGCGGGACGGTGACGACCTGGCGGTTGAACGTGTAGATTTCGTACTCGGGCTCGCCGGTCCGGAAGTTCGTGATCTGGATGACCGGTCGGGCGAGATCCTCTTCCGTGAGTCCGGCGGGCACCTTGACCTCCGTCTTCACGTCGTAGACGGTGTGAACCTCACCGGCTTCGATGTAAACGACGGTGTCGACGACTTGGGGAATCATCCCCAGTTCGACCCGGCCGACGAGTCGCTGGAGGGCGTCGATCGCCCGCGTCGCGTGGACGACGCCGATCATGCCGACGCCGGCCAGTCGCATGTCCGCGAAGACCTCGAAGTCGTTGGTCTTGCGGACCTCGTCGTAGATCGTGTAGTCGGGTCGAACCATCAGGAGGGCGTCAGCCGTGTTGGCCATGTCGCCCGCCAGTTCGGTGTACTGGGTAATCTCGGGGCCGACCTGCAGGTCCCGCGGCTTCTCCATCGTCTTGACCGAGTAGTCGTGATCCGAAATGTAGCGGGCAACCGCCTGCGCAAAGGTCGACTTCCCGGCCCCGGGGGCTCCCGAAATCAGGACCCCGCGCTGGTGCTCGAGCAGCCGTTCTTTCAACTCGTCGGCGTGCTCGTAGTCGTCGATGTCGGTCTGGGCGATCGGGCGGACGGCCGTGATCTCGATACCGTCCGAGAAGGGAGGTCGGCCGATGGCGATCCGGTAATCGCGGAACTGGACGATCTTCATCCCCGGTTCCGAGAGTTCGATGAAGCCCTCGGGTGCCTCCTTGGCACCGTCGACGACTTCGCGGGCGTACTCGTCCATCGTCGCCTCATCGAGCGGTTCGTCGGCAATCGGCTCGTAGCGCATCTCGCCGAGCGTGCCCCGCTTGGCCTTCGGCACGGCACCCGTTCTGAGGTGGACGCTCATCGTTTGATCGTCGAAGTAGTTCTCGACGGTGAGCTTGCCGACATCGCGGACCTCGGGCGAGACGTGCTCGACCGTGAGCCCCTTCGCTTCGGCGACCTCGGCCTGAACGATGTCGCTGGTGAGGAAGGTCGCATCGAGATCCTCGGCTAGATCGCGGATCAGCGCGTCGATCTCGCCCTCGGAGGCGTGGCCCCGCTCGATGGCGCTGGGTCGCTCGCCGATGTACTCGAGATCGATGACGCCCTCGTCGGCGAGATCGGCGAGCCGCTGGAGTTCCTCCAGACCGTCCCAGCCGCTGTCGATCCCGTCGTTCGCCTGCGCCTCGAGTTCCGCGACGACGGCTTCCGGCACCGAAATCGTCGCTCCCTCGAACTGCCCGTCTTCGATCGTCGCCGAGACGCGGCCGTCGATGACCACGCTCGTATCCGGCACGACGTGCATACAATAGCTGGTCGACGGACACGTATAAGGGTGTTCCACCGCCGGAACGGTTGCTGTGGAGGGTTGTCACGGATCGTGACTTGCGACCGCCGTCGCCCGCCAGATCGACCGAACACATTCGAAATGCAGATTGTATTCCCAGCAGATGGGAAGACGCGCCGTCCCTTCAATCCCGGACCGAACACGTTCACGCAATGAATCCGGAGCAATCGTTCGGGCAGGGTGGACTCAACGGGTTTCTCGACGTCGACGATCTCGTCGACCGTATCGGGCTGGACGACGACGACATCGCCTGGCGAAAGGCCTATATCGGCTTCGACGCGGAAGACGAGCGACGGTTGAGCGACCTCGAGTCGCTGTTGCGCGAGAATCAACACCAGATCGCGGACGACTTCTACGACAACGTGTTTCAGTACAGCGAAACTCGGGCGATCGTCGACCGCTCGCCGAAGGGCGTCGACGCGCTCAAGGAAACCCAACGTGCGTATCTGGTTTCGCTCGCGACGGGCGACTACGACCAGCAGTTCTTCGCGAACCGCGCACGGATCGGAAAGCTTCACGAACTGCTCGATATGCCGTTAAAGCAGTACGTGGGTCAGTACGGCGTCTACTACGAGTTACTCCTTGAGCGACTCGACGAGCGCGTCCAGCAACAGGTGGTCGACGCGATCGAGGCGTGGGCCGAGGAGCAACAGGACGACGGCGGACTCGGTGGTCTCGTCTCGGCCCTCGGATTCAGCGGTGACGACGAGGCGGGAACTCTCGACGAATCGTTCGAGGAGACCGTCAGAGCAGCCGTCGACGACGGCATGATGGACGTCCTCGCGCTGTTGCGACTCATCAATCTCGACATGCAGATCGCGACCGAGACGTACGTCGACTCCTACGCACAGCGCCTCGAGGAGTCGATCGAGCGCCGCAAGCGACTCGCACGCGAGGTCGAGGCCGACGTCCAGCAGCCGATCGAGGAGCTACACGAGGCGAGCGAGGCGGTCGCAACCCGCGCGGAGACCATTAGCAGCCACACCGCGACGCAGGCAACGAAGACGAATCGGGCCGCGACCGAACTCGGCGAACTGAGCGCCGCGGTCGAGGAAGTCGCGAGCGTCACCGACGAGGTTCGCCAAGAGAGCGAACGGACCGAGCGACTCACCGCCGAGGGAGTCGAGGCCGCCGACGGCGCACTGTCGGAACTCGAGGCCATCGAGGATGCGACGACGGCCGTCTCCCAATCTGTCGCCGATCTCGAGGAGCGAACGCGGGAAATCGACGCGGTCGTCGATCGCCTCGATGCGCTCGCCGAGCGAACGACCGTGCTGGCAAAGAACGCGAAGATCGAGGCCGCCCGGACGGGTGGGCAAGGGACCAGTTCGCAAACGATGGGCGTCATCGCCGACGAGGTCGAATCTTTCGCCGAGCGGACGAAACGCGACCTCGCGGCGATCGAAACCGCCGTCGAGGGGGTTCGCGAGGATGCGATCGAGACGGTCGAAACGACCGAGGAAACCGTCGATCGGATCGACGACGGCACGGATCGCGTTCGCGAGACGATGGCCTCGCTCGAGGAGATCCACGAGTCGGCGGAGACGACGGCCGTGCGGATGGAGGACGTTGCAGCGGCGACCGATCAGCAGGCGCGCAACGTCGAGACGACGGCGACGACCGTCGAGGAGATCGCCGGAACGGCCGATCGGGTCGCCAGCGCCGCGGAGTCGGCCGCCGCGGCGAGCCAAGAACAGACAGCGAGCCTGCGCAACGTCGGCGAGACGGTCTCGAGGCTCACCGACGACGACGGTCAGGACCGGGAACCGGTGTACGAACGGGCCGAGTGATTCCGGAGCTAGCCCTCGCACCGAGAGCCGACGCGAGTCGGCGAACTGCCACGATACTTAACTAATGGGCCCTCGATTGCATCGGTGATGGACGGTCCCGGGCTCGACGGCGGTGACGAACTCACGATCCTCTCTCGAGGGGAACTCGAGGAGCGCGTTCGCCAGCGGACGGCGGACCTCGAGAACGTCATGGACACGATGGTCGATGTGCTGGTGAAAGTCGGCCCCGACGGACGCATTCGGATGACGAATGCGGCCGCGGCAGACGTGCTCGGCTACGACCGGGACGTGCTCGTCGGGAAACCGATCGACCACGTGCTCGCGGACGGTCCGCGCGGGCCGTCCGCGTCCTCGACCGTCAGCACCGGGGAGTTCGTCGAGACGCTGGTCCGGCAGGATCGGATCACCGAGTACGAGACCGCGCTCGTGACCGCCGAGGGCGAGGAGATTCCGACGAGTCTGTCGGCGTCGGTTCTCCGGGACGATGACGGCGTCATCGAGGGTGTCGTCTGCGTCGCCACCGATATCAGTGAACGGACGGAAGCTGAGGAGCGCGCCGCCTTTCTCCACTCGCTGTTGCGCCACGATCTGGGGAACAAGCTCACGGTCACCTACGGCTATCTGGAACTGCTCGCGGAGTCGGCCACGGACCTCACCGAGGAGGAACGCCAGTACTGTACCTACGCTCGCGAGGGCGTTGAGGAGGCGATGAACCTCGTCGAGAACGTCCGAACGCTCAACCGCCTCGAGGAGGATGAATCGATCACTGCGGTCGATCTCCGTCCCGTCCTCGAGGAGAGCGTCGCCCGCCACACTGACCTGGCGGACAGACAGGACGTGGACATCCACATCGA
Above is a window of Natronorubrum tibetense GA33 DNA encoding:
- a CDS encoding signal peptidase I, which translates into the protein MTSATLLKRGLGLAVAVCIVLLLIGQLLGQPILLGYVATGSMEPTMNAGDGFVAIPSVATGDVEEGDIVVFEARELHDGELTTHRVVGETDEGYVTRGDANPFTDQDGGEPHVTDGQIVAKAWQVNGEAVTLPYLGTAIMGVQGVVESAYGTVASVLGLTTAGDSEGLGSMLVAVGVALLGFGMLLERLGPGRRETHRSRSRENVIAFWTALGLVLLVFVTFATAAMVVPAGTAEYEVVSTDSPSDDPQVLAPGETAELTRTVDNAGYLPIVAVHDAASRNIAADPGSQTVGIRSSGETTVSLTAPEETGEYTRHLGEYRYLAVLPPSVIVWLHGLHPLAAIAAVNGVIVGVTVAVVLVVFGYNDLRVRSAGSHVSLSTRLHRKLREWL
- a CDS encoding DUF5305 domain-containing protein, with translation MIDNPRLDLLFAEYGRLIVIALVIVGALALVATGWAVANPSTTTETQYGEERVSSDLQTSAVVVQDGPLWNEGDRLENSEVYMLNASPELTLEAETELRNESDGTPINGGEVSHELEVRYEATRNDQSFWNESHTVIDGSPALEDGVATSETTVDVESYRDRQQELESELTGVGDVDMAFVLHVEYDTGTNQGTQRESTTFRVTDTAYWLEESVSASDTHTHRTGTLETTESQNLAAIAGLSLLGTLSLAAGAFVARRSPIDEDAARRAVHERRYAEWISRGSIPMWIGDYHVSLDTLEDVVDVAIDTNERVVHDTQRGLFAVVNDGVVYYYSERGLWEETAWPEMNLEEQPAVVDGEPALSPDEMELQGNEEFADPDDGFDDDEDVWQKL
- a CDS encoding RNA-guided endonuclease InsQ/TnpB family protein, translated to MRYNYRYRLNPTDELLDRLAWTVDTCRQLYNHFLHRLNREDDTSAYSEQSVLPDLKREWTDLKQVHSKVLQKVVQRLYDNLSTLKGRKDNGHRVGELKWKGPQEYRSVKYSQTGFELNNTSGRTVLSLSKIGDIPMVYHRNVPDDATIKEVVVKQEPTGEWFAVLGIETKDDAPPKPKTLKNCVGIDVGLLKYAHDSDGTAVESPDLSDERERLEREQRKLSRKEHGSANYRKQQRVVAKRYADLMRKRRDFLHKLSNHYAREYDLVAVEDLDAKGLMELPSNSRNRAGAAWGTFLRMLGYKCEREGTHFVAVDPTGTTKECAACGAESNKPLWVREHSCPSCGFTADRDWNAAYNILVRGLNQVGMDCPESTPAETALPTGTDSVPAKRVIETGSPTLKEQTASAVSE
- a CDS encoding DUF2080 family transposase-associated protein, translated to MDRHEIEGYEVLDRDVRPVGNGAHVLVPKRWTGADVKVVRVSEPEPDADSGG
- a CDS encoding MarR family transcriptional regulator, translating into MAETDGEDIEDLPPSAKLVFKVLEYDGPLTQKQIVEESMLSARTVRYALERLEEIGTVDEDIYFADARQSLYRIEEPVAADGNGVEESPKKDACCAE
- a CDS encoding NAD+ synthase, producing MGADRKTVVYSGIGQPDRSFITGRPGLETVRSRIVSDIRSTVEDASAEGAVVAMSGGIDSTVTAALAVEALGSDRVLGLGLPCHKAEQTGVSEARTIAEGLGIEFEEIQLRPILEAFEGTVVESLESDTIEHDEDRPHERTHATGNVIARLRMICAYYAANRQRRLVLGTANRSEWLLGYFTKYGDGAADTYPIGDLYKTEVRALAKRIGVPKRIVSKEPTAGFWADQTDADELGAPYDVIDPLLQRLVELNEPIDDAADALGIDRETARSLAWLCAETKHKRTTPPTPGIAGRTDGS
- a CDS encoding PINc/VapC family ATPase, giving the protein MHVVPDTSVVIDGRVSATIEDGQFEGATISVPEAVVAELEAQANDGIDSGWDGLEELQRLADLADEGVIDLEYIGERPSAIERGHASEGEIDALIRDLAEDLDATFLTSDIVQAEVAEAKGLTVEHVSPEVRDVGKLTVENYFDDQTMSVHLRTGAVPKAKRGTLGEMRYEPIADEPLDEATMDEYAREVVDGAKEAPEGFIELSEPGMKIVQFRDYRIAIGRPPFSDGIEITAVRPIAQTDIDDYEHADELKERLLEHQRGVLISGAPGAGKSTFAQAVARYISDHDYSVKTMEKPRDLQVGPEITQYTELAGDMANTADALLMVRPDYTIYDEVRKTNDFEVFADMRLAGVGMIGVVHATRAIDALQRLVGRVELGMIPQVVDTVVYIEAGEVHTVYDVKTEVKVPAGLTEEDLARPVIQITNFRTGEPEYEIYTFNRQVVTVPLKDEDGGPANESGVDRIAKQEIEREIRSIARGYVDVELRSQDKAVVYVEDDDISTVIGKGGGRITDVENRLGIDIDVRTHDENPNYGAGGGGGSASADGGSGGGQAAGQMVTPEITSRHIVIPVDGNHGETVEVQAGGDYLFTATVSRGGEIQVSRGSAIADELEQAVDRKEPVTVVPS
- a CDS encoding globin-coupled sensor protein — its product is MNPEQSFGQGGLNGFLDVDDLVDRIGLDDDDIAWRKAYIGFDAEDERRLSDLESLLRENQHQIADDFYDNVFQYSETRAIVDRSPKGVDALKETQRAYLVSLATGDYDQQFFANRARIGKLHELLDMPLKQYVGQYGVYYELLLERLDERVQQQVVDAIEAWAEEQQDDGGLGGLVSALGFSGDDEAGTLDESFEETVRAAVDDGMMDVLALLRLINLDMQIATETYVDSYAQRLEESIERRKRLAREVEADVQQPIEELHEASEAVATRAETISSHTATQATKTNRAATELGELSAAVEEVASVTDEVRQESERTERLTAEGVEAADGALSELEAIEDATTAVSQSVADLEERTREIDAVVDRLDALAERTTVLAKNAKIEAARTGGQGTSSQTMGVIADEVESFAERTKRDLAAIETAVEGVREDAIETVETTEETVDRIDDGTDRVRETMASLEEIHESAETTAVRMEDVAAATDQQARNVETTATTVEEIAGTADRVASAAESAAAASQEQTASLRNVGETVSRLTDDDGQDREPVYERAE
- a CDS encoding PAS domain-containing sensor histidine kinase translates to MDGPGLDGGDELTILSRGELEERVRQRTADLENVMDTMVDVLVKVGPDGRIRMTNAAAADVLGYDRDVLVGKPIDHVLADGPRGPSASSTVSTGEFVETLVRQDRITEYETALVTAEGEEIPTSLSASVLRDDDGVIEGVVCVATDISERTEAEERAAFLHSLLRHDLGNKLTVTYGYLELLAESATDLTEEERQYCTYAREGVEEAMNLVENVRTLNRLEEDESITAVDLRPVLEESVARHTDLADRQDVDIHIDANADVAVLGGALLKELFANLLENALIHADASEIRITTVAHESTVRVHVDDDGRGVPPDRREEILERGETDGEAGGTGLGTYLAARIAHSYGGDLAVDDSPIGGARFTVTLGTPTE